The window TTATGGGAGATAGGCTTTCTGTAAGCATGTGGGTGTGTGCAACAGGAACATCCTAGTTACACATGACCCCTTCAGATTGTGCCGGAGGCTGGGTGAGGAAAATCAGCAGGCAATCTATGTCAGTGAGTGCATCGTTTAAGGGGACTGGGCACCTGGATGCGGTCATTGGTGCCACCTCTGAAACACTTAGGAAATGACCAAGCTCTTGAGAGGCTCGGTCCGGAGTGGTCAGGAGCAGCCTGGGAAGTGGGTGTTATTCTTGTGAAATAGAAAGTGCCGGAGCAGAAGCATCCCGTGAGATGACTGACTgtggttttctttctccttcGCCAACCTTTGCTGCAGTCTTGCTTCTGGCCACACAACTGCCCTGCTACCTTCCAGCTGCTTGAGATCCTCCAGCTTGACTCCCTGTCTGTTCACGGGCCGGGTGGAGCTTCCAGCTTGGACTAGACCCCCATGGATCCACCCCAGAAACAGAGCCCAGCGCTGGCTGCTGACGCCACCCAGACATCCACGGCAGAGACTTCAGGGGACGGCAGCGCCACCTGTCAGCCCCCCTCCACAGAGCAGCTCGTGAGGGGCCTGGGGAAGCTGCTCCCCAGAGCCGGCCCCAGCCTCCCTGCGCCGCTCCCAGAGGGGCTGCTGCAGCAGCGGTACAGGGAGGGCAAGACCCCCCCGCAGAGGCAGTGGGACAGGCTGCCAGTCTCCCAGAGGAAGACGGCATTCCTGGGGCACCTGAGACGCAGGCACCGTGACCACATGGCACCTTACCCGGTCGCTAGGGAGAACAGAGTCTCTCCGTCAGGTGACAGAGCTCAGAATCGGTTCCGCTGTGAATGTCGGTACTGCCAGAGCAATGAGACAAGTGTGTCTGGGctgtgcagggagaggagcggggcctcgtgggagaccctggtgcaGGGCCTCAGTGGCTTGAGCCTCAGCCTGGGGAGCAGCCAGCCTGGCCACCTGCCCCAAGGggccctccagcagcagcagctgaagcaAGAGGAGAAGTGCCAGCTCGAGAGGCATCAGGAAAGCAAGAGAATGTTCCACAGGCTGCTGAAGCAGtggttggatgagaagtgaggctcCCGGGGCGGGCACCTGCAGGAATCCAGGCAGGGATGCTGTCCTGCCAGTCCTGGGTGTGGGTCCCACTGGGGGACCAAGCGATTTGGGGCTGCCATGGAAGGGGACCAAGACCTGTGTTTGGTCTGGAAATCCCACGAGCATGTGCTGAGACCTAGTCCCGGCAAAGGGCCGTGTCGGGCCTGTGTGTCATTTGTGGACGCCCTGAGGTGTTAGTGAAGGGCACTGCGTGCCAGCAGCCCCGCCTCCTGGGTTCTGACCCCCGTGATGCATGTGTCATGTTCCCGCTCGCTATCTCTGCCCTGCCTTCTTTGTCACCCAGACAGAAGGTGTCTGGGTAGTGTGACTGCCTTGTTGATGTGCCTGCACTGTGCCGTGTTATCCGCTGCCTGCCAGGAGCAGCGCTAGATCTGTTGCCGTGCAGTGTTGTGCTGAGGTGCACATTCAAGATCTGGAGCTAAGCAAGGTACAGGAAGGGGAAGTGTAATTGAACTTGCTGGTCCCCCATTGTGTGGTTGTGTGCACTTGGATGAGCTGAATGTGAGCAAACCTTTCCCTGCTCCTTAACCATCGAGGAGTATTTGCCCTCGTGGGAACTTCTGTTGGCCTGTGTCACAGTCAATACTAAATAAATAGAATGCAGCTTTCTCTGTCAATGCCGGCTTGCGTCTTCTTAGACCTGAGACTGCCACGGAGTCCCCACCGGACCTCAGCAGGTGTCAGTGGGACTGTGCCAAGTGGATTTTGGaacagggaggagggcaggcacCTGTCGGCACACGGTCAGGACATGCTCTGAGGCCCAGCTGTGGGACCGGCATGCTGGGCTGGAGGCAGTGCCCCAGGAAGAGTCCTGCCATGGCAGGGTGGGAGGCAGAATCCACCCTTCCCTTTAGAAGACCCTGCGGGCTGGCGCTGcagacctggcccaggcccacaCGGCCACCCCGGAAGCCTGGCACATGGAAGTGGCGGCCGGGAGCAGCAGTGTTGTGGCTGCTTCGTGAGAAGCGGGGTTTGGTCCTCTGAGGAATGTGTTGGGCGTTGGACTGGTATCTTGGAGTCTCAGGAGGTGGGATGACCTCTTGCTTTTCTTCCCCTACAGAGTCCTGCCACGTGTCCCCACTGGGTGGCCACGCAATTCCTCTGAAAACAATTCTGCTTTGTGTCAGTGTGTGTTTTTAGGTGGGTCCCTGAGCTGCGCGGCTCGCACCATCTGCGCCTCCAGCCGACACGAGGCGCCAGAGGACAGGTGAGTTCTCTGACATGCTGGACTTGGGTGTCTGCCGAGAGCGTGAGGGTGAAGTGCTGCCCGgctgcagggcacagggcactGCAGTGGGGATGTCGTGTGTGGAACTCCAGGGTGCAGTGCGCATGGGCTTACCTGGCACTCATAGCAAGGCTGCAAGACACTGTGCTGTCTCTGACATGTCCTGGGCTTCCCGGCGTTTGGGGTCACTGCCCTGCACGTGTGAGCTCCTTGAGCGcacactccccaccccactcctcaCTTGCCCTCCCACCACAAGAAATTGGCAGGCAAAGGCCAGAGCAGTGAGCAAACCTGCCCGGGTTTGCACAGGCACACAAAGGCTGCAGTGGAGGCCGGCCTGGACCCCAGCTAGCCTCTGTCAGGACTGCCAGGGCAGGACGGACAGCCAGTGAGGAAGGACAGGGGAGCACCCGGTCCTTGTTAGACGCCTAGCCATGCCAAGAGGCACATTAGAGGAACGGCCATGGGAGGCAGACCTGCAGAGATAGGAAAGAGATCAGTAGTTGCCTGGCCTTGCAGGTAGTGCTAGGGATGGACCACTGGTGAGGACCAGGGTCTTCTTGCAGGAGAGAACCGTTCCAAAGCCGGACTCTGGTGGCAGGTGCACAAGTGTTAATTTTCTATATCGCTGTATCGCATCCTTTAGCTACATCTAGAGTAAGATGTGGCTATTATACTTCCAGTACAGCTGCTTTTCTAATGTGCTGCCCGAGTGAAAAAAGTCATGAGTAGGAAGGTGTGGAATTGTTTTCTGTGACAGTAAAGAATCTCCCCTCTCTTTGAGCGTTCCTGGTCGTGCCTACATTTCCGGCATCCTCCATATGTGTACTTGAAGCTGCAGCCAGACACAGCCGCTTGCACATCTGGGTAGCAGGCATACTGGTGAGTGCCCTGGCTCTATGTATGTCGTGTGTGCATGGACAATTGCAAGTCGCCACCCTTCCCCTACCCGTTGCGGTTCCGTGCCAGGCTCCGGGACTCCATCCTGCATCCTGTATGCCAGTACATGTTTATCtattcaggaacccaaggaccaGGCTTCAGTTGCCGTGGAAACCAACCTCAGCCCTTAGCTTCCACCTCTGTACACAGGAGGACATCAGAGTGGGAAGGGATGTTCTCAACCCAGAGGGGCCCGCCTGAGCTCAGTCACCCAGTGGGAAAACTGCAGAAAAACAGTGTGGTTTCCAAGACAACCGAATTCCAGATGCCTGGGCTCCATGAGGCCGCCTCCCTCCCTTTGGCCTACCTGGGAAATGGGCAGTTGTGACATGAACACAGCCCTGAGCCCTGGAAACGATTCCTAACATGGCTGTACAAGATAATTAAGTCAAAGACAGTTCTTGAAAGAGAAGGCACCTAATACAAAATGTTCAGATGCAAAACAACAAaccattaaaaatggaaaacagcactttttaattttttaaaatatttgtgacatAGGTATGGGAGTTGCACACCCATTTAAGCCTCTGAGTGGGATGGAGAGGAatgagggtgggggaggagggggtaAGAGGAAaaacccccaccctccctcctgtgaCAGTGGAGCGGGGCGAGCAGGAAGGGGAGAGATGTTGTAGAACTCCTTGCTGCCAGATCCCATCAGCACCAGGGGACACAGACGGaccccagtgtcatcccagaaaCCCTGAAGGGGGGAAGAATGTCTGAGGATGTTACTCGAGTAGTCTTGATTGTTCTTAGATGATGTTGGATTGGTTGTACCAGAGTGAGATGCCACTTTGCATGTGTCCATGGCCTTAGGTGGCCTTAGGTGGCCTTAGGTGGCCTTAGGTGCTTGCTGAAGAACTTTCAGCCTGCTTTGTTTCCATCATTTGGTGAGAAGTTCAGGGTCCTCTGTTGAATCAGACAGACCAGCTCTCCTGTTGTTCATGTACATCCCAGTGTTGCCTACCCCTGCACAGAGTCAGGCATGGGGGCCCAGTCCTGCAACGTGTGCACAAGGCCAGACCATACCTCAATGTGATGTTCCTTAAAGTTGAGGATCAGGTGGGATGGCCTATCAGGATGACCCAAAAACCCATGACGGGCCCACCCCATGTCCTGGCTCTTTCACAGGCCAGTAGGTACCATGATTTGGAGCAGCCCACACCCTGCCCAGCTTgtgggctggcaggtgctgctgcctagtCAGGAGATCCCTAAGAATCCCAACcgaaggcctagtggctaaatcctcactttgcaactgccgggatcccatatgggtgccggttcgtgtcctggcttctccacttccttccagctcctgtttgtggcctgggaaagcagcagagggtggcccgaatccttgggcctctgttttcacatgggggacccaaaagaagttgctggctcctggatttggatcagctcagctccagctattgtggccacatgggtagtgaaccagtggatggaagagctttatgtctgtaaaatctgcctatcaaataaagaataataaaatacatcGAAAAAAAATGAATCCCAGCCAGGCCCTCCCACAGACCCAGCTCTTACATAAGCTGTTGGACattgtggcctagtagggagaccCCTCAGTACCATCAGTGgtccccctccccaacccagcTCTTCAGTGTACCTGCAGGTTCTGTGGCCTAACGCAGGCCACAcctcctgacccaactccccagtgcaccagtgggtgttgtgatTCAGTCATGGAGACCCCAAGGTCTCCTTCTAGGCCCGTCCCTAATGCCAGCTCTCTGAGGACCATGAGGTGCTGTGACCTGCTCTGGTCCACCCCAAGCCCCAGTATTCATGTACACCTATGGGCATAATGGCTAGGCCCAGGAAGATCTCCTCAACTGGCTTGCCATCAGGCCCCGCTCTCCTGTGTGTCTGAATCAGAGGGTGTAGTGGTCTGGTCGGGAATGCCCCCTAGGAACCCTCATCAGACCTGCTCCTTCCCAGCTCTCTGTTGCTAGTGGCTATGTTGGTCTAGCCAGTGGAAGCCCCTGGCATTCATTATGAACATGTCAAACAAGCCTCCAGTGGCC is drawn from Ochotona princeps isolate mOchPri1 chromosome X, mOchPri1.hap1, whole genome shotgun sequence and contains these coding sequences:
- the FAM156A gene encoding protein FAM156A/FAM156B; its protein translation is MDPPQKQSPALAADATQTSTAETSGDGSATCQPPSTEQLVRGLGKLLPRAGPSLPAPLPEGLLQQRYREGKTPPQRQWDRLPVSQRKTAFLGHLRRRHRDHMAPYPVARENRVSPSGDRAQNRFRCECRYCQSNETSVSGLCRERSGASWETLVQGLSGLSLSLGSSQPGHLPQGALQQQQLKQEEKCQLERHQESKRMFHRLLKQWLDEK